The following proteins come from a genomic window of Miscanthus floridulus cultivar M001 chromosome 2, ASM1932011v1, whole genome shotgun sequence:
- the LOC136537211 gene encoding endoglucanase 9-like: MSMYGRDPWGGPLEICHPDSATDDDRSRNLDIDRGALSRTLDETQQSWLLAVPGDQGRKKKKYVDIGCLVVSRKLFVWTLGVLLAAAVFAGVVAGIAKAIPRRHRPPPPPDDYTVALHKALMFFNAQRSGKLPKHNNIPWRGNSCMKDGLSDPAVRRSLVGGYYDAGDAVKFNFPAAFSMTLLSWSVIEYSAKYDAVGELGHVRDIIKWGSDYFLKTFNSTADSIDRVIAQVGSAATSPGSTQPNDRYCWMRPEDIDYPRPVVECHACSDLAAEMAAALAAASIVFKDNKAYSQKLVHGATTLFQFARERRGRYSAGGSDAAKFYNSTSYWDELIEISLLVTYLLFYNAMQVAPRGAG; the protein is encoded by the exons ATGAGCATGTACGGGAGGGACCCGTGGGGCGGGCCGCTGGAGATATGCCACCCCGACTCGGCCACGGACGACGACCGCAGCCGGAACCTGGACATCGACCGGGGCGCGCTGTCGCGGACGCTCGACGAGACGCAGCAGAGCTGGCTGCTGGCGGTGCCCGGGGACCAGGGCCGCAAGAAGAAGAAGTACGTCGACATCGGCTGCCTCGTCGTCAGCCGCAAGCTCTTCGTCTGGACGCTCGGGgtgctcctcgccgccgccgtcttcgCGGGGGTCGTCGCCGGGATCGCAAAGGCCATCCCCAGGCGccaccgcccgccgccgccgcccgacgaCTACACAGTCGCGCTGCACAAGGCGCTCATGTTCTTCAATGCCCAGAGAT CTGGGAAGCTTCCGAAGCACAACAATATACCATGGCGTGGTAACTCTTGCATGAAGGACGGACTTTCTGACCCTGCAGTCCGGCGAAGCCTGGTCGGCGGGTACTATGATGCTGGGGACGCTGTCAAGTTCAATTTCCCAGCTGCCTTCTCCATGACCCTCCTCAGCTGGAGCGTCATTGAGTACAGTGCTAAGTACGATGCTGTCGGGGAACTTGGCCATGTCCGTGACATTATCAAGTGGGGGTCAGACTACTTCTTGAAGACCTTTAATTCCACAGCCGATAGCATTGATCGTGTCATTGCGCAG GTGGGAAGTGCTGCAACTTCGCCTGGTTCCACACAGCCCAATGATCGTTATTGTTGGATGAGGCCAGAGGACATTGACTACCCACGTCCAGTGGTTGAGTGCCACGCTTGTTCAGATCTTGCTGCTGAAATGGCTGCAGCATTAGCTGCAGCATCGATTGTATTCAAGGACAATAAGGCTTACTCACAGAAGCTTGTACATGGTGCTACCACTCTCTTCCAGTTTGCAAGGGAACGGCGTGGGAGGTATAGTGCAGGTGGCTCAGATGCTGCAAAGTTCTACAATTCAACCAGTTACTGGGATGAGTT GATTGAAATTAGTTTGCTCGTCACCTACCTCCTGTTctataatgcaatgcaa